One Gordonia zhaorongruii DNA segment encodes these proteins:
- the nadA gene encoding quinolinate synthase NadA — protein sequence MPDPRTGIPPAYGGVEPTEQWAAEIKRLAKERNAKILAHNYQLPAIQDVADYVGDSLALSRIAAEVDADEIIFCGVHFMAETAKILSPEKRVLIPDERAGCSLADSISADELREWKAEYPDAVVVSYVNTTAEVKGLTDICCTSSNAVDVVSSIDPDREVLFLPDQFLGAHVKRETGRDNIHIWAGECHVHAGINGAELTEQSDSHPDADLFIHPECGCATSALYLAGEGVVPEDKVQILSTGGMIEAARATQSTQVLVATEVGMLHQLRKAAPEVDFQAVNENAACPYMKMNTPAALLRCLTEGKDEVHVAPDIAERARLSVQRMISIGNPGSGE from the coding sequence ATGCCCGATCCGCGCACCGGGATCCCGCCGGCCTACGGCGGGGTGGAGCCGACTGAGCAATGGGCGGCCGAGATCAAACGGCTCGCGAAGGAGCGCAACGCGAAGATCCTGGCGCACAACTATCAGCTGCCCGCGATCCAGGATGTGGCCGACTACGTGGGTGACTCGCTTGCGCTGTCGCGGATCGCAGCCGAGGTCGACGCCGACGAGATCATCTTCTGCGGCGTCCACTTCATGGCGGAGACCGCGAAGATCCTCAGCCCCGAGAAGCGCGTCCTGATACCGGACGAGCGGGCAGGCTGCTCGCTCGCCGACTCGATAAGCGCCGACGAGCTGCGCGAATGGAAGGCTGAGTACCCCGACGCCGTCGTGGTGTCGTACGTGAACACCACGGCAGAGGTGAAGGGACTCACCGACATCTGCTGCACGTCTTCCAACGCCGTCGATGTGGTGTCCTCGATCGACCCCGACCGTGAGGTGCTGTTCCTGCCGGACCAGTTCCTGGGGGCGCATGTCAAGCGCGAGACCGGTCGCGACAACATTCACATCTGGGCGGGTGAGTGCCACGTCCACGCGGGCATCAACGGTGCGGAGCTGACCGAGCAGTCCGACAGCCACCCCGACGCCGACCTGTTCATCCACCCCGAGTGCGGGTGTGCGACATCCGCGCTCTACCTGGCCGGTGAGGGCGTCGTCCCCGAGGACAAGGTGCAGATCCTGTCCACCGGCGGGATGATCGAGGCCGCACGTGCCACGCAGTCCACGCAGGTCCTCGTCGCGACCGAGGTCGGCATGCTGCACCAGCTTCGCAAGGCCGCACCCGAGGTCGACTTCCAGGCGGTCAACGAGAACGCAGCCTGCCCGTACATGAAGATGAACACCCCGGCCGCCCTCCTGCGGTGCCTCACCGAAGGCAAGGACGAGGTGCACGTGGCACCGGACATCGCCGAGCGCGCACGCCTGTCGGTTCAGCGGATGATCTCGATCGGCAATCCGGGCAGCGGCGAATGA